One window of Solwaraspora sp. WMMA2056 genomic DNA carries:
- a CDS encoding SWIM zinc finger family protein, producing the protein MSATATYQYLRPSALADRDLTLQTSGGPAAHPRFFTGFLTAPTAAAAGLLAVAEVARTRYHRPVDPASLDPVVTGSRDRLRFESFSGCCGVYARLDVTPDGLDGDIVAHGTTNVDVNPPLREALARVGGLDPLHLSVGPDDVTVSTMDGQVVERKVPLPRRWLRGFAEVQVVAAAMGLRAEIPVAEAATFLQRLPGAADRSVLWAVPAGRSLRLTSRAAPGAGCLAGAGRLVALRGLLRHAVALRVYGPAVAAGAAPVASVWELDLGGMSLSLALSPDPTRGFSGEGGVLRDLASDDVTDDAELVGALLDWEPTVDVDALADAAGITARRVRAALTLLGTAGRVGYDVARAGYFHRVLPYDPGRTERDNPRLAGARALVETGAVTVDDAGATVHHGDEVYRVRRLPEGGHTCTCVWWARHRGGRGPCKHVLATTMVTAPVEATA; encoded by the coding sequence GTGAGCGCCACCGCGACGTACCAGTATCTTCGCCCCTCCGCCCTGGCCGACCGGGACCTGACCCTGCAGACCAGCGGCGGGCCGGCCGCCCACCCCCGGTTCTTCACCGGGTTCCTCACCGCGCCGACGGCTGCCGCCGCCGGGCTGCTGGCGGTCGCCGAGGTGGCCCGCACCCGCTACCACCGGCCGGTCGACCCGGCCAGCCTCGACCCGGTGGTCACCGGCAGCCGGGACCGGCTGCGGTTCGAGTCCTTCTCCGGCTGCTGCGGCGTGTACGCCCGGCTCGACGTGACCCCGGACGGGCTGGACGGTGACATCGTCGCGCACGGCACCACCAACGTCGACGTCAACCCGCCGTTGCGCGAGGCCCTGGCCCGGGTCGGCGGGCTGGACCCGCTGCACCTGTCGGTCGGCCCGGACGATGTGACGGTGTCGACCATGGATGGACAGGTCGTCGAGCGCAAGGTGCCGCTGCCGCGCCGCTGGCTGCGTGGCTTCGCCGAGGTGCAGGTGGTCGCGGCGGCGATGGGCCTACGGGCGGAGATCCCGGTCGCCGAGGCCGCGACGTTCCTGCAGCGGCTGCCCGGTGCCGCCGACCGGTCGGTGCTGTGGGCGGTGCCGGCCGGTCGGTCACTGCGGCTGACCTCCCGCGCCGCGCCCGGTGCCGGGTGCCTGGCCGGCGCCGGTCGGCTGGTCGCGCTGCGCGGCCTGCTGCGGCACGCCGTCGCGTTGCGGGTGTACGGGCCGGCGGTAGCGGCCGGTGCCGCACCGGTGGCCAGCGTCTGGGAGTTGGACCTGGGCGGGATGAGCCTGTCGCTGGCCCTGTCACCGGACCCGACTCGGGGCTTCTCCGGTGAGGGCGGCGTGCTGCGTGATCTCGCCAGTGACGACGTGACCGACGACGCCGAGCTGGTCGGTGCGCTGCTCGACTGGGAGCCGACGGTCGACGTCGACGCGTTGGCCGACGCGGCCGGCATCACCGCTCGACGGGTACGCGCGGCGCTGACTCTGCTCGGCACCGCCGGACGGGTCGGCTACGACGTCGCCCGGGCCGGCTACTTCCACCGGGTGCTGCCCTACGACCCCGGCCGCACCGAGCGGGACAACCCTCGGCTGGCCGGTGCCCGTGCGCTGGTCGAGACCGGCGCGGTGACCGTCGACGACGCGGGCGCGACCGTCCACCATGGCGACGAGGTGTACCGGGTACGGCGACTGCCGGAGGGCGGCCACACCTGCACCTGCGTCTGGTGGGCGCGGCACCGGGGCGGCCGGGGGCCGTGCAAACATGTCCTGGCGACCACGATGGTCACCGCACCGGTGGAGGCGACGGCGTGA
- a CDS encoding DUF6493 family protein has protein sequence MTDPLDFLHTGDIAAATATVDGLDETQRRRLGTDLVAHVRRRRDEWWSSWQATALAIAAVGCLPSAAQVAEVLGRRNVSLRQVPATPVIEVARRRGVTWLADLAYRLCARVDRSTPGDSWRFVADLLHAEQAPPPAEDRFVLGWAAIVGRPTEDERRAALVDRLRGDPWLDSLTPRLFEVDGVGDQWSWARLQQDDQDGTDAPLKLPAALAQLAADGRLDRSMLLDGTLGRLLRGERPAALRVFVALHEALAPTVDEVRDRLPAYLRLLADGPSTAATAAQRSLRAVPDIDLDALLDTAPAVLVRPEKTLVRAQLTWLDQTARRDRAQAARIARVLAVAADHPEIDIAERANALAARHGHQVSAPAEVRHVGDTLPPAGAPPPVPPPITGPDELAEQVAAMFAAEWTAPLELERILAGVVRLGRTDRAGVAAALTPVLNRAHAMVWPSLPENRFGGLTVVLRVLAGASDPIVAGTDQTVSARAWASLSAAWGREPTSGQRPADPQGEILRRLLRTRVAEIGQFVAGHGTTERTAGPTLATPTLATGAIEPEALFDRLARLDGQPPWPADLAQALLRLPAAVDEPLAAKAAALGTPAGQELAAWLRAGGLPRGHHRVVTVARRDRHGGYDYRHDRLPQRRRLVDVAAPPGAGDPYGLLDVTPRPVDVRLLLDERLWPAQLPGYRGLVAAYTLPLVAGCADLDEPGGAVLLPMLAERTGAAGPALDLAVAYGLAARHEADRVATVDALLMLAADGGLDPTAVGTHLGSLAADGMITLSRVVGPLRDATAAGAPLTVWRILAAALPALLTCRPAPRGLPDLLALAAQNAATTGVRIDVPGLADVAGRGGSSRLVTEARRLRDASA, from the coding sequence GTGACCGACCCGCTCGACTTTCTCCACACCGGCGACATCGCCGCCGCCACGGCCACCGTCGACGGCCTCGACGAGACGCAGCGCCGCCGGCTCGGCACCGACCTGGTGGCCCACGTTCGTCGCCGCCGCGACGAGTGGTGGAGCAGCTGGCAGGCCACCGCGCTGGCCATAGCGGCGGTCGGCTGCCTGCCGAGCGCCGCCCAGGTCGCCGAGGTGCTGGGCCGACGCAACGTCTCGCTGCGGCAGGTGCCCGCGACCCCGGTGATCGAGGTGGCCCGCCGCCGGGGCGTCACCTGGCTGGCGGATCTGGCGTACCGGCTCTGCGCGCGTGTCGACCGGTCCACGCCCGGGGACAGCTGGCGGTTCGTGGCCGACCTGCTGCACGCCGAGCAGGCACCGCCGCCGGCCGAGGACCGGTTCGTCCTCGGTTGGGCGGCGATCGTCGGTCGGCCCACCGAGGACGAACGGCGGGCCGCGCTGGTCGATCGGCTGCGCGGGGATCCCTGGCTGGATTCGCTGACACCGCGGCTGTTCGAGGTGGACGGTGTCGGCGACCAGTGGTCCTGGGCCCGGCTCCAGCAGGACGATCAGGACGGTACGGACGCGCCGCTGAAGCTGCCGGCGGCGTTGGCGCAGCTGGCCGCCGACGGCCGGCTCGACCGGTCGATGCTGCTCGACGGCACGCTCGGTCGACTGCTGCGCGGCGAACGGCCGGCCGCGCTGCGGGTCTTCGTCGCGCTGCACGAGGCGCTGGCACCGACCGTGGACGAGGTCCGTGACCGACTGCCGGCGTACCTGCGGTTGCTGGCCGACGGGCCGTCGACGGCGGCCACGGCGGCCCAACGGAGCCTGCGCGCGGTGCCGGACATCGACCTGGATGCGCTGCTCGACACCGCACCCGCCGTCCTGGTCCGGCCGGAGAAGACCCTGGTACGGGCCCAGCTGACCTGGCTGGACCAGACAGCCCGCCGCGACAGGGCCCAGGCGGCGCGGATCGCGCGGGTGCTGGCGGTCGCCGCCGACCACCCGGAGATCGACATCGCCGAACGGGCGAACGCGCTCGCCGCCCGGCACGGCCACCAGGTGAGCGCACCTGCCGAGGTGCGGCACGTCGGTGACACCCTGCCCCCGGCGGGGGCGCCGCCGCCGGTGCCACCGCCGATCACCGGTCCGGACGAGTTGGCCGAGCAGGTGGCCGCGATGTTCGCCGCCGAGTGGACCGCGCCGCTGGAGCTGGAGCGGATCCTGGCCGGCGTGGTCCGGCTGGGCCGCACCGACCGGGCAGGCGTGGCGGCCGCGCTGACGCCGGTGCTCAACCGGGCGCACGCGATGGTCTGGCCGTCGCTGCCGGAAAACAGGTTCGGCGGCCTCACGGTGGTGCTGCGGGTCCTCGCCGGGGCAAGCGACCCGATCGTCGCCGGCACCGACCAGACGGTCTCGGCCCGCGCCTGGGCGTCGCTGTCGGCGGCGTGGGGCCGGGAGCCGACCAGTGGGCAGCGGCCGGCCGACCCGCAGGGGGAAATCCTGCGCCGGCTGCTGCGGACCCGGGTGGCCGAGATCGGGCAGTTCGTCGCGGGGCACGGGACGACGGAGCGGACCGCCGGACCGACCCTGGCCACCCCGACGCTCGCCACCGGGGCGATCGAGCCGGAGGCGTTGTTCGACCGGCTTGCCCGGCTCGACGGGCAGCCGCCGTGGCCAGCGGACCTGGCCCAGGCGTTGCTGCGGCTGCCGGCCGCCGTCGACGAGCCGTTGGCGGCGAAGGCGGCGGCGCTGGGCACCCCGGCCGGGCAGGAGTTGGCGGCCTGGCTGCGCGCCGGCGGCCTGCCCCGAGGGCACCACCGGGTGGTGACGGTGGCCCGGCGGGACCGGCACGGCGGCTACGACTACCGGCACGACCGGCTGCCGCAGCGGCGCCGACTCGTCGACGTGGCCGCGCCGCCGGGGGCCGGCGACCCGTACGGGCTGCTCGATGTGACGCCCCGACCGGTCGACGTCAGGTTGCTGCTCGACGAACGGCTCTGGCCGGCGCAGCTGCCCGGCTACCGGGGGCTGGTCGCCGCGTACACCCTGCCGTTGGTCGCCGGGTGCGCGGACCTCGACGAGCCGGGCGGCGCCGTGCTGCTGCCGATGCTCGCCGAACGCACCGGCGCCGCCGGTCCGGCGCTGGACCTCGCGGTGGCGTACGGGCTGGCCGCCCGGCACGAGGCCGACCGGGTGGCGACCGTCGACGCGCTGCTGATGCTGGCCGCCGACGGCGGGCTCGACCCGACGGCGGTCGGCACCCATCTGGGGTCGCTGGCCGCCGACGGGATGATCACCCTGTCCCGGGTCGTCGGGCCGCTGCGGGACGCGACCGCCGCCGGGGCGCCGCTGACCGTCTGGCGGATCCTGGCCGCCGCGCTGCCGGCGTTGCTGACCTGCCGACCCGCGCCGCGTGGCCTGCCGGACCTGCTGGCGCTGGCCGCGCAGAACGCGGCGACCACCGGTGTACGCATCGACGTGCCGGGGCTCGCCGACGTCGCCGGTCGGGGCGGGTCTAGCCGGCTGGTCACCGAAGCCCGCCGGCTTCGGGACGCGTCGGCGTGA
- a CDS encoding TcmI family type II polyketide cyclase, producing MVFRNVIVCRMVPGSEDKIAKVFGHYDKATRPQDFGVIGRILLSHHDLYIHIVERNEDPAISGQNRGLPAFKEIAEAIGPYVTPYPRNWQNPSHSVAKEFYRWAPADDAGAQPDPGERHLTVIVGRIKPGAEENVAQIFTESDAGTLPVEMSVTARWLYSIDDVYVHLLERSVAHTADDARIHDKPKFGKIMQELSPYISPYNQDTWRGPVDAVATEYYRWRAED from the coding sequence ATGGTCTTCCGAAACGTGATCGTCTGCCGCATGGTGCCGGGCAGCGAGGACAAGATCGCCAAGGTGTTCGGCCACTACGACAAGGCCACCCGGCCACAGGACTTCGGTGTGATCGGACGCATCCTGCTGTCCCACCACGACCTCTACATCCACATCGTGGAACGCAACGAGGACCCGGCGATCTCCGGCCAGAACCGGGGGCTGCCGGCGTTCAAGGAGATCGCCGAGGCGATCGGCCCGTACGTCACCCCGTACCCGCGCAACTGGCAGAACCCGTCGCACTCGGTCGCCAAGGAGTTCTACCGGTGGGCGCCAGCCGACGACGCCGGGGCGCAACCGGACCCGGGCGAGCGGCACCTGACCGTCATCGTCGGGCGGATCAAGCCCGGCGCCGAGGAGAACGTGGCCCAGATCTTCACCGAGTCCGACGCCGGCACGCTGCCGGTGGAGATGAGCGTGACGGCCCGGTGGCTCTACTCCATCGACGACGTCTACGTGCACCTGCTCGAACGCTCGGTCGCGCACACCGCCGACGACGCCCGAATCCACGACAAGCCGAAGTTCGGCAAGATCATGCAGGAGCTGAGCCCGTACATCAGCCCGTACAACCAGGACACCTGGCGCGGACCGGTCGACGCGGTGGCCACCGAGTACTACCGCTGGCGCGCCGAGGACTGA
- a CDS encoding cytochrome P450, with protein MTADAQRPVPAGEFFTDEYAADPYPTYARMREQNPVQLVSSPRFDSYLITRYDDARAALTDHRLSKDLYGPEGHYLRFFGPNSDGLNKNMLNSDPPEHSRLRRLVSQAFAPRRIEALRPRVTQVVDDLIDKFATRGEADLMHDFAVPLPMVVICELLGVPRADHEQVLGWTQVIRTSGSASRPPEQERAAVQQVQLLLHDYLTGLVRAKRVAPADDMVSALIDACDQGGKLSERELVSTAFLLLFAGHQTTADFIGNAMLALLTHPDQLDLLRQRPELLPGAVEELLRFDGPLPIASPRVATEDIEYDGVRIPRGAAVGVVLNSANHDPDHFTDPQRLDVTSERGPHLGFGHGVHYCLGVSLARIEARIGIGTLLRRLPDLCLAVPVDRVPRLPAASPFRGLLELPVRFTAAG; from the coding sequence ATGACCGCCGATGCGCAACGACCGGTACCCGCCGGGGAGTTCTTCACCGACGAGTACGCCGCCGACCCGTACCCCACCTACGCCCGGATGCGCGAACAGAACCCGGTCCAGTTGGTCTCCTCACCCCGGTTCGACTCCTACCTGATCACCCGCTACGACGACGCCCGTGCCGCGCTGACCGACCACCGGCTGTCCAAGGATCTGTACGGCCCGGAAGGCCACTACCTGCGGTTCTTCGGGCCGAACTCGGACGGGTTGAACAAGAACATGCTCAACTCCGACCCGCCGGAGCACAGCCGGCTGCGGCGACTGGTGTCCCAGGCGTTCGCGCCCCGGCGCATCGAGGCGCTGCGGCCCCGGGTGACCCAGGTCGTCGACGACCTCATCGACAAGTTCGCGACCCGGGGCGAGGCGGACCTGATGCACGACTTCGCCGTACCGCTGCCGATGGTGGTGATCTGTGAACTGCTCGGCGTGCCCAGGGCCGACCACGAACAGGTGCTCGGCTGGACCCAGGTGATCCGTACCTCCGGATCGGCCAGCCGGCCCCCGGAGCAGGAACGGGCCGCCGTGCAGCAGGTGCAGTTGCTGCTGCACGACTACCTGACCGGGCTGGTCCGGGCCAAGCGGGTGGCACCGGCCGACGACATGGTCAGCGCCCTCATCGACGCCTGCGACCAGGGCGGGAAGCTCTCCGAGCGGGAGCTGGTCTCCACCGCGTTCCTGCTGCTGTTCGCCGGCCACCAGACCACCGCCGACTTCATCGGCAACGCCATGCTGGCGCTGCTGACCCACCCCGACCAGCTCGACCTGCTGCGGCAGCGGCCCGAGTTGCTGCCCGGCGCGGTCGAGGAACTGCTGCGCTTCGACGGCCCGCTGCCGATCGCCAGCCCCCGGGTGGCCACCGAGGACATCGAGTACGACGGCGTACGCATCCCGCGCGGTGCGGCGGTCGGCGTCGTACTCAACTCGGCCAACCACGACCCGGACCACTTCACCGACCCGCAGCGGCTCGACGTGACCAGCGAACGCGGCCCGCATCTGGGCTTCGGGCACGGTGTGCACTACTGCCTCGGGGTCTCACTGGCCCGCATCGAGGCAAGGATCGGCATCGGCACCCTGCTGCGCCGGCTGCCGGACCTGTGCCTGGCCGTACCGGTCGACCGGGTGCCCCGGCTGCCGGCGGCGTCACCGTTCCGTGGCCTGCTGGAGCTGCCGGTGCGGTTCACCGCCGCAGGCTGA
- a CDS encoding antibiotic biosynthesis monooxygenase family protein, producing MTTPPPSGAVRAILAMRTRPGCEQRFEDEWRAIADQIRTLAGCLRQDLLRDADDPRSYLIVTDWADRGRLDAFGRSAQRDRLLRVIRDLRESAQRHTYQVLHSVPSQVLHSVPSEPEETR from the coding sequence GTGACCACGCCACCGCCGTCCGGCGCCGTCCGCGCGATCCTGGCGATGCGCACCCGACCCGGCTGTGAGCAGCGGTTCGAGGACGAATGGCGGGCGATCGCCGACCAGATCCGGACGCTCGCCGGCTGCCTGCGTCAGGACCTGCTCCGCGACGCCGACGACCCGCGCAGCTACCTGATCGTCACCGACTGGGCCGACCGGGGCCGGTTGGACGCCTTCGGTCGCAGCGCCCAGCGGGACCGGCTGCTGCGGGTGATCCGGGACCTGCGGGAGTCCGCGCAGCGACACACCTACCAGGTCCTGCACAGCGTGCCGAGTCAGGTGCTGCACAGCGTGCCGAGCGAGCCGGAGGAGACGCGATGA
- a CDS encoding FAD-dependent monooxygenase gives MIRTMLRVRARSGFETVVESAWQAVADGIGAAPGNRLRQLLVDATDPRTFVVVTEWADDDALRDHLDGPLARQWADAVVAACEPPDAGSYRVMRGRAGADTRIYVDVAITVPADRVDEFHRGHAEVVSRLSGVDGYLREELLREPGTPVHHIFAEWRSQEQFRRWISDPDHERAEAGPIAEFLVGIRPRIFHPADPPTDPPTVSTDPPAAPADSTDVLIVGAGPTGLTAAIELARRGIDCRVIDTLTSPPAQADKAIGVHCRTMEIWEDQGVVREAMNAGSWLTGQAVFVNGHQVYRGSWELPDLPYAHLGLPQYETERILTDRLAALGVRPRRGTALTGFTSDDDGVTATVAHADGTTGTIRAQYLVGADGAHSTVRQLLGLTFTGGLGRFPQLFMLGDVDLDWDMPAGHLLRFIHETDGQLDNMLVCVPLRGESRYRIATMAPPRYFAATRGENAPPGFSAELDEPTLADVQTVLDQLAPAGTTASNLRWSSIFRISHGIVDRYRVGRVFVAGDAAHLHPPAGGQGMNTGIQDAWNLAWKLALAVRGLAAPGLLDSYQIERRPQGEQVVGRAVRLAFTDELEREDLTGQFLQEMSMLVSYADSPLVGEAVADPDALRAGPAAGDRAPDVYGLHRPGVGHPLRLRDLTRGTRHTLLLYADSTDETSLALVDKIGTDVRDQAYGEVEVYLIVGPDAATPSLPHPPVVRDTDGAVRTRYGITGAAAYLIRPDGHVGFRSQPIDAEALRHHLHLVFGGGPR, from the coding sequence ATGATCAGGACGATGCTCCGGGTCCGCGCCCGCAGCGGATTCGAGACGGTTGTGGAGTCAGCGTGGCAGGCCGTCGCCGACGGCATCGGCGCCGCGCCCGGCAACCGACTGCGCCAACTGCTCGTCGACGCCACCGATCCGCGTACCTTCGTCGTGGTCACCGAATGGGCCGACGACGACGCGTTGCGCGACCACCTCGACGGGCCTCTCGCCCGGCAGTGGGCCGACGCCGTGGTGGCCGCCTGTGAACCACCGGACGCCGGCAGCTACCGGGTGATGCGTGGCCGGGCCGGCGCCGACACCCGGATCTACGTCGACGTGGCGATCACCGTCCCGGCCGACCGGGTCGACGAGTTCCACCGTGGGCACGCCGAGGTCGTCAGCAGACTGTCTGGGGTGGACGGCTACCTGCGTGAGGAGCTGCTGCGCGAACCCGGCACCCCCGTGCACCACATCTTCGCCGAGTGGCGCAGCCAGGAACAGTTCCGCCGGTGGATCTCCGACCCCGACCACGAACGGGCCGAAGCCGGCCCGATCGCCGAGTTCCTCGTCGGGATCCGCCCCCGGATCTTCCACCCCGCCGACCCGCCGACCGACCCGCCAACGGTGTCGACCGATCCACCGGCGGCACCGGCCGACAGCACCGACGTGCTGATCGTCGGAGCCGGCCCGACCGGGCTCACCGCCGCGATCGAACTCGCCCGCCGAGGCATCGACTGCCGGGTGATAGACACGCTCACCAGCCCGCCCGCCCAGGCGGACAAGGCGATCGGCGTGCACTGCCGCACCATGGAGATCTGGGAGGACCAGGGCGTCGTCCGGGAGGCGATGAACGCCGGCAGCTGGCTGACCGGCCAGGCGGTCTTCGTCAACGGCCACCAGGTGTACCGGGGCAGCTGGGAGCTGCCGGACCTGCCGTACGCGCACCTGGGCCTGCCCCAGTACGAGACCGAACGGATCCTCACCGACCGGCTCGCCGCTCTCGGCGTACGGCCCCGGCGCGGCACCGCGCTCACCGGCTTCACCAGCGACGACGACGGCGTCACCGCCACCGTCGCGCACGCCGACGGCACGACCGGGACCATCCGGGCCCAGTACCTCGTCGGCGCCGACGGCGCGCACAGCACCGTCCGCCAGCTGCTCGGGCTGACCTTCACCGGCGGGCTGGGCCGGTTCCCGCAACTGTTCATGCTCGGTGACGTCGACCTCGACTGGGACATGCCGGCCGGGCACCTGCTGCGGTTCATCCACGAGACCGACGGCCAGCTGGACAACATGCTGGTCTGCGTACCGCTGCGGGGTGAGTCCCGGTACCGGATCGCGACGATGGCGCCGCCGCGCTACTTCGCCGCCACCCGGGGCGAGAACGCCCCGCCCGGGTTCAGCGCCGAACTCGACGAACCCACCCTCGCCGATGTCCAGACGGTCCTGGATCAGCTCGCTCCGGCCGGCACGACGGCGTCGAACCTGCGCTGGTCGTCGATCTTCCGGATCAGTCACGGCATCGTCGACCGCTACCGCGTCGGGCGGGTCTTCGTCGCCGGCGACGCCGCCCACCTGCACCCACCCGCCGGCGGCCAGGGCATGAACACCGGTATCCAGGACGCCTGGAACCTGGCCTGGAAACTGGCGTTGGCGGTGCGTGGCCTGGCCGCGCCCGGACTGCTCGACAGCTACCAGATCGAACGCCGACCGCAGGGCGAACAGGTCGTCGGCCGCGCGGTGCGGCTGGCGTTCACCGACGAACTGGAGCGCGAGGACCTCACCGGCCAGTTCCTGCAGGAGATGTCGATGCTGGTCAGCTACGCGGACAGTCCACTGGTCGGTGAGGCGGTGGCCGACCCGGACGCGCTGCGCGCCGGCCCGGCGGCCGGCGACCGCGCCCCCGACGTGTACGGGCTGCACCGCCCCGGGGTCGGGCATCCGCTGCGGCTGCGGGACCTGACCCGGGGCACCCGGCACACCCTGCTGCTCTACGCCGACAGCACCGACGAGACCTCCCTCGCCCTGGTCGACAAGATCGGCACCGACGTGCGGGACCAGGCGTACGGCGAGGTCGAGGTGTACCTGATCGTCGGCCCGGACGCGGCGACGCCGTCGCTGCCGCATCCGCCGGTGGTCCGCGACACCGACGGGGCGGTGCGCACCCGGTACGGCATCACCGGTGCCGCCGCGTACCTGATCCGACCGGACGGCCACGTCGGCTTCCGCAGCCAACCGATCGACGCCGAGGCGCTGCGTCACCACCTGCACCTGGTGTTCGGCGGCGGTCCACGGTGA
- a CDS encoding alpha-galactosidase gives MIAHLRAAGASLVLDARGPYPPVVLHWGGDLGDLTEAELTDLAEAATPPVPPSAVDQPLRLTLLPTPGQGWTGRPGIAGHWAGRPGDGRPGAGRPVDDLRLHTVGRTGPRDLVIECGPAAGGLRVTTDVSLSEQGVLRVRHQVRNTAEVDLHLTAADVVLPVPEQADEVLDFTGLWAHERRPQRGRMRDGTWTRQTRHGRPGHDDPYLMVAGTAGFGFRHGQVWAVHLAWSGDKQLYAERQATGHSLLGAGELLAPGEMILPPDSIYTTPWTVAVCSDAGLDGLSERLHGWIRARRPLRGPRPVVLNTWEAVYFDHDLDRLTRLVDAAAQVGVERFVLDDGWFTGRVDDRRALGDWSVDPQRWPAGLGPLVDRVRSRGMDFGLWVEPEMVSPDSDLARAHPDWLLGPTHAPTWRYQRVLDLDNPDAYRYLRERLGALLDTYPIAYLKWDHNRDLLAAGGAHRQTTALYRLLADLRVTHPDLEIESCASGGGRIDLGIGELVDRFWTSDTNDPLDRQRILRWTSVLMPLEYLGGHLGAGTAHVTGRATDLGFRLATALFGHAGIEWDLTAATDAERADVAGWIAAYRRLRPLLHTGTLVRTDSPDPARQLYGVVDADRSAGVFALVALDAARSALPVPLRLAGLDPQRRYRVSPLRIGPAPTTLQVRPPAWLQRGEAVLPGRVLAEIGLPAPLLHPQQAALFTAEAVG, from the coding sequence TTGATCGCGCACCTGCGGGCCGCGGGCGCCAGCCTCGTGCTGGACGCCCGTGGCCCGTACCCACCGGTCGTCCTGCACTGGGGCGGCGACCTCGGCGACCTCACCGAGGCCGAGCTGACCGATCTGGCGGAGGCGGCGACCCCGCCGGTGCCACCCAGCGCGGTCGACCAGCCGCTGCGGCTCACCCTGCTGCCCACCCCGGGTCAGGGCTGGACCGGCCGGCCCGGCATCGCCGGACACTGGGCCGGGCGGCCCGGCGACGGCAGACCCGGGGCCGGTCGACCCGTCGACGACCTGCGGTTGCACACCGTCGGCCGGACCGGTCCCCGTGACCTGGTGATCGAGTGCGGCCCCGCCGCCGGCGGGCTGCGGGTCACCACCGATGTCTCGCTCAGCGAGCAGGGCGTCCTGCGGGTCCGCCACCAGGTGCGCAACACCGCCGAGGTCGACCTGCACCTGACGGCGGCGGACGTCGTGCTGCCGGTGCCGGAGCAGGCCGATGAGGTGCTCGACTTCACCGGGCTGTGGGCCCACGAGCGGCGCCCGCAGCGTGGCCGGATGCGCGACGGCACGTGGACCCGGCAGACCCGCCACGGCCGACCCGGCCACGACGACCCGTACCTGATGGTCGCCGGCACCGCCGGGTTCGGGTTCCGGCACGGCCAGGTCTGGGCGGTGCACCTGGCGTGGAGCGGCGACAAGCAGCTGTACGCCGAACGCCAGGCCACCGGGCACAGCCTGCTCGGCGCCGGTGAACTGCTCGCCCCCGGCGAGATGATCCTGCCGCCCGACAGCATCTACACCACGCCGTGGACGGTCGCCGTCTGCTCCGACGCCGGACTCGACGGACTCTCCGAGCGGCTGCACGGCTGGATCCGGGCCCGCCGGCCACTGCGCGGACCCCGACCGGTGGTGCTCAACACCTGGGAAGCGGTCTACTTCGACCACGATCTCGACCGGCTGACCCGGCTCGTCGACGCCGCCGCGCAGGTCGGCGTCGAACGCTTCGTCCTCGACGACGGCTGGTTCACCGGCCGGGTCGACGACCGGCGGGCGCTCGGCGACTGGTCCGTCGACCCGCAGCGCTGGCCGGCCGGCCTGGGGCCGCTGGTCGACCGGGTCCGCTCCCGGGGCATGGACTTCGGGCTCTGGGTGGAACCGGAGATGGTCAGCCCCGACTCCGACCTCGCCCGCGCCCACCCCGACTGGCTGCTCGGGCCGACGCACGCCCCGACCTGGCGGTACCAGCGGGTGCTCGACCTGGACAACCCGGACGCCTACCGGTATCTGCGGGAGCGGCTCGGCGCGCTGCTCGACACGTACCCGATCGCCTACCTCAAGTGGGATCACAACCGCGACCTGCTCGCGGCGGGCGGCGCGCACCGGCAGACCACGGCGCTGTACCGGCTCCTGGCCGACCTGCGGGTGACCCACCCGGACCTGGAGATCGAAAGCTGTGCCTCCGGTGGCGGCCGCATCGACCTGGGCATCGGCGAACTGGTCGACCGGTTCTGGACCTCCGACACCAACGATCCGCTCGACCGGCAGCGGATCCTGCGCTGGACCAGCGTACTGATGCCGCTGGAGTACCTCGGCGGGCATCTGGGTGCCGGCACCGCGCACGTCACCGGCCGGGCCACCGACCTGGGTTTCCGGCTGGCCACCGCGCTGTTCGGGCACGCCGGGATCGAATGGGACCTGACCGCCGCGACCGACGCCGAACGTGCCGACGTCGCCGGGTGGATCGCCGCGTACCGGCGGCTGCGGCCGCTGCTGCACACCGGGACGCTGGTGCGTACCGACAGCCCCGACCCGGCCCGGCAGCTGTACGGGGTCGTCGACGCCGACCGCAGCGCCGGCGTGTTCGCTCTGGTGGCGCTCGACGCGGCGCGGTCGGCGCTGCCGGTGCCGCTGCGGCTGGCCGGCCTCGACCCGCAGCGCCGCTACCGGGTGAGTCCACTGCGGATCGGCCCGGCGCCGACGACGTTGCAGGTGCGCCCGCCGGCCTGGCTGCAGCGGGGCGAGGCGGTCCTGCCCGGCCGGGTGCTGGCCGAGATCGGGCTGCCCGCGCCGCTGTTGCACCCGCAACAGGCGGCGCTGTTCACCGCCGAGGCGGTCGGCTGA